One genomic region from Streptomyces sp. NBC_01304 encodes:
- a CDS encoding CoA-transferase: MDNTDKVTTSAAEAISAVKAGSVLVLGDAVDGTHPDALLVALAEAGPRELAVVCARPDRAGVGLGLLLGGGGVARLVHSTEEAGQELPQLGSASAQFVPLRLLEERLQAGGAGAATFYAQVGTYAEPAADESHAVYFGGDEYGPVPALTGDLALLRAERGDRRGNLAFADEGREFAVLAAKACASTLAEVGQLVDRLEPHETHLSGTHVTCLLAPRPTHQHHHGG; this comes from the coding sequence CCGTCAAGGCGGGCAGCGTGCTCGTCCTGGGGGACGCTGTGGACGGCACCCATCCCGATGCGCTGCTCGTTGCCCTGGCCGAGGCCGGGCCCCGGGAGCTGGCGGTGGTCTGCGCACGGCCCGACCGGGCGGGCGTGGGCCTGGGGCTTCTGCTCGGCGGGGGCGGCGTCGCGCGGCTGGTCCACTCGACGGAGGAGGCGGGGCAGGAGCTGCCTCAACTCGGCTCCGCGTCCGCCCAGTTCGTGCCGCTGCGCCTCCTGGAGGAGCGGCTGCAGGCGGGCGGTGCGGGCGCCGCGACCTTCTACGCCCAGGTGGGCACGTATGCCGAACCCGCCGCGGACGAGAGCCACGCCGTCTATTTCGGCGGTGACGAATACGGCCCCGTCCCGGCCCTCACCGGCGATCTCGCCCTCCTGCGCGCGGAACGTGGCGACCGGCGCGGCAATCTCGCCTTCGCCGACGAGGGCCGCGAGTTCGCCGTGCTCGCGGCGAAGGCCTGCGCGAGCACCCTCGCCGAGGTCGGTCAGCTCGTCGACCGCCTCGAACCGCACGAGACACATCTGAGCGGCACCCATGTCACCTGCCTGCTCGCGCCCCGTCCCACTCACCAGCACCACCACGGGGGCTGA